GGCTTACCTCGCCTACCTGAACGACAATCCCAACGGGGCATTCCGCGACGAAGCCGAAGCAGGTATCTTTGAACTGGTCAAGTCCGGCAACCGCCTGAAAGACTACGAAATCTATCTGAAGCGCTTCCCCGAAGGCAAGTACGTTGAAGAAGCAAAGGCTGCACTCAAGAAGGCCAACGAAGATGCCTCCATGATTGAGTACCAGACAAACGTTCAAAACAGCGAACCTCCCGCAGTAGAAGCCCAGCCGGAACCCGAAGAACCGGTCGCCGAAGAACCTGAAGAAGAAGCTCCTGTCAAGAACAAGAAGAAGGGCAAGGCTAGCAAGAAAGACAAAAAAGCTAAAGCCAAGGCAAAGCCTGCCAAGGGCAAGAAGAAGAAGTAACTTACTCTAGCTTGTTCTAAAGTATTGAAGCGCGGCTGTTACCAGTCGCGCTTTTTTATATTTGCCATCATGATTTACGACGTAATTATTGACTGGTATAACGCCCACCTGAACTACGGCACCATCACACTCCTGATGACCGTAGAAAGTTCCTTCATTCCCTTCCCTTCGGAACTGGTGGTTCCTCCCGCAGCCTACAAGGCTCTGCAGTCAGACTCCGGCCTCAACATTTTCCTCATCGTCCTTTTTGCAAGCATTGGCGCCCTTATCGGAGCCTTCATCAACTACTACCTGGCAAAGTTCCTGGGACGCCCCATTATCTACAAGTTCGTAGACAGCCGCCTAGGACACTTCCTGCTTTTGGACAGCCAGAAGGTTGAAAAAGCGGAAGCCTTCTTTAGAGATCATGGCGCAATCTCCACCTTGGTCGGGCGATTCATCCCCGTCATTCGTCAGCTCATTTCAATTCCCGCAGGCATCGCCGGAATGAAGCTACTCCCCTTCACCATCTTTACGGCCATTGGCGCCATCCTGTGGAACGTCATCCTGGCAGTGCTGGGTTATGTGGCCCACGGCCAGAAGGACCTTATCCAGGCCTAC
This Fibrobacter sp. DNA region includes the following protein-coding sequences:
- a CDS encoding DedA family protein, producing the protein MIYDVIIDWYNAHLNYGTITLLMTVESSFIPFPSELVVPPAAYKALQSDSGLNIFLIVLFASIGALIGAFINYYLAKFLGRPIIYKFVDSRLGHFLLLDSQKVEKAEAFFRDHGAISTLVGRFIPVIRQLISIPAGIAGMKLLPFTIFTAIGAILWNVILAVLGYVAHGQKDLIQAYSHEMSIGLVGLGVLFIGYMTWNAFKPRKK